In one Acomys russatus chromosome X, mAcoRus1.1, whole genome shotgun sequence genomic region, the following are encoded:
- the Ap1s2 gene encoding AP-1 complex subunit sigma-2 isoform X2 → MQFMLLFSRQGKLRLQKWYVPLSDKEKKKITRELVQTVLARKPKMCSFLEWRDLKIVYKRYASLYFCCAIEDQDNELITLEIIHRYVELLDKYFGSVCELDIIFNFEKAYFILDEFLLGGEVQETSKKNVLKAIEQADLLQEEAETPRSVLEEIGLT, encoded by the exons ATGCAGTTTATGTTGCTTTTTAGTCGTCAGGGAAAGCTGAGGCTGCAGAAATGGTATGTCCCGCTGTcagacaaagagaagaagaagatcaCAAGAGAACTTGTTCAAACCGTTTTAGCACGGAAACCTAAAATGTGCAGCTTCCTTGAGTGGAGAGATCTGAAAATTGTTtataaaag ATATGCCAGTCTATATTTTTGCTGTGCTATTGAGGATCAGGACAATGAACTGATTACCCTGGAAATAATCCATCGTTACGTGGAATTACTTGACAAGTATTTTGGCAGT gtGTGTGAACTTGATATCATCTTTAATTTTGAGAAGGCCTATTTTATTTTGGATGAATTTCTTTTGGGAGGAGAAGTTCAGGAAACATCCAAGAAAAATGTCCTTAAAGCAATTGAGCAGGCTGATCTCTTGCAGGAG GAAGCTGAAACCCCACGTAGTGTTCTTGAAGAAATTGGACTGACATAA
- the Ap1s2 gene encoding AP-1 complex subunit sigma-2 isoform X3: MQFMLLFSRQGKLRLQKWYVPLSDKEKKKITRELVQTVLARKPKMCSFLEWRDLKIVYKRYASLYFCCAIEDQDNELITLEIIHRYVELLDKYFGSVCELDIIFNFEKAYFILDEFLLGGEVQETSKKNVLKAIEQADLLQEPRHEYFNVPVY; this comes from the exons ATGCAGTTTATGTTGCTTTTTAGTCGTCAGGGAAAGCTGAGGCTGCAGAAATGGTATGTCCCGCTGTcagacaaagagaagaagaagatcaCAAGAGAACTTGTTCAAACCGTTTTAGCACGGAAACCTAAAATGTGCAGCTTCCTTGAGTGGAGAGATCTGAAAATTGTTtataaaag ATATGCCAGTCTATATTTTTGCTGTGCTATTGAGGATCAGGACAATGAACTGATTACCCTGGAAATAATCCATCGTTACGTGGAATTACTTGACAAGTATTTTGGCAGT gtGTGTGAACTTGATATCATCTTTAATTTTGAGAAGGCCTATTTTATTTTGGATGAATTTCTTTTGGGAGGAGAAGTTCAGGAAACATCCAAGAAAAATGTCCTTAAAGCAATTGAGCAGGCTGATCTCTTGCAGGAG CCACGCCATGAATATTTTAATGTCCCTGTGTACTAA
- the Ap1s2 gene encoding AP-1 complex subunit sigma-2 isoform X1 yields MQFMLLFSRQGKLRLQKWYVPLSDKEKKKITRELVQTVLARKPKMCSFLEWRDLKIVYKRYASLYFCCAIEDQDNELITLEIIHRYVELLDKYFGSVCELDIIFNFEKAYFILDEFLLGGEVQETSKKNVLKAIEQADLLQEKTETMYHSKSFIGYKKAY; encoded by the exons ATGCAGTTTATGTTGCTTTTTAGTCGTCAGGGAAAGCTGAGGCTGCAGAAATGGTATGTCCCGCTGTcagacaaagagaagaagaagatcaCAAGAGAACTTGTTCAAACCGTTTTAGCACGGAAACCTAAAATGTGCAGCTTCCTTGAGTGGAGAGATCTGAAAATTGTTtataaaag ATATGCCAGTCTATATTTTTGCTGTGCTATTGAGGATCAGGACAATGAACTGATTACCCTGGAAATAATCCATCGTTACGTGGAATTACTTGACAAGTATTTTGGCAGT gtGTGTGAACTTGATATCATCTTTAATTTTGAGAAGGCCTATTTTATTTTGGATGAATTTCTTTTGGGAGGAGAAGTTCAGGAAACATCCAAGAAAAATGTCCTTAAAGCAATTGAGCAGGCTGATCTCTTGCAGGAG aAAACAGAGACTATGTATCACAGCAAGAGTTTCATTGGGTATAAGAAAGCATACTAG